From a single Pseudopipra pipra isolate bDixPip1 chromosome 15, bDixPip1.hap1, whole genome shotgun sequence genomic region:
- the GPRIN1 gene encoding G protein-regulated inducer of neurite outgrowth 1, with product MPAREAVVSITRPTVGLAWEKPSLGMGSAKEPEGLQVLSRQAGTEDTCDPSATSPGCSPAGECLPGSGCATGAQAMRTCCVAESEAQATTSGSAAEKVPSPTGPAPGMLLRNTGTEQSVAVTTASCGGPSGTAPACGPTGMGVPNAQKENAAPASPLPDPCLKATSKDMGSAPAPAKRVAFVEPTAGTGTAELPSQEQPQGGTGISLGAAPQLNRSEAPKHPQGGTADPHSTSTVGNGGQSKTEPSSTTLGQGKAEQSSSQSAGAGSSQQPQTAKQLCESYSFEVTPPQDAGTQDMGTQVDNRVSLVSVALSPMSPPGGAAAFTFPKREMGSAAPRLEPSKKDAEMQVSMPVETRSVATGPMTPLAKSPQTSYPEVQVKGTVAEVVEEAPEPIREVSWDEKGMTWEVYGASMEVEVLGMAIQKHLEKQIEEHGRQVVVTPQNTRTGSVKGGPRKGEAKRQPSVFRALLQNVRRPRCCSRTGPAME from the exons ATGCCCGCGAGGGAAGCGGTCGTCTCCATCACCAG ACCCACGGTGGGACTAGCATGGGAGAAGCCTTCCCTGGGCATGGGCAGTGCTAAGGAGCCCGAGGGGCTGCAGGTGCTGAGTCGCCAGGCCGGGACCGAGGACACCTGCGACCCCAGTGCCACCTCCCCCGGCTGCTCACCGGCAGGTGAGTGCCTGCCCGGCTCCGGTTGTGCCACAGGAGCCCAGGCCATGAGGACCTGCTGCGTGGCTGAGTCAGAGGCCCAGGCCACCACGTCgggctcagcagcagagaaggtgcCATCACCAACAGGACCAGCTCCTGGCATGCTCCTCCGGAAcactggcacagagcagagtgTGGCAGTAACAACAGCAAGCTGTGGGGGACCAAGTGGCACTGCCCCTGCCTGTGgtcccacagggatgggggtCCCCAATGCCCAGAAGGAGAACGCAGCCCCCGCTTCCCCCCTGCCTGATCCCTGCCTCAAGGCGACCAGCAAGGACATGGGAAGTGCGCCAGCTCCAGCCAAACGTGTGGCATTTGTGGAGCCCACTGCAGGCACTGGGACAGCTGAGCTGCCAAGCCAGGAGCAGCCTCAGGGTGGCACAGGGATATCCCTGGGTGCTGCACCCCAGCTGAACAGAAGTGAGGCTCCCAAGCATCCCCAGGGAGGCACAGCAGACCcccacagcaccagcactgtgGGGAACGGGGGCCAAAGCAAGACAGAACCGAGCTCCACCACCCTGGGCCAGGGCAAAGCCGAACAGAGCTCGTCCCAGAGTGCAGGTGCTGGAAGCAGCCAGCAGCCCCAAACAGCCAAGCAGCTCTGCGAGTCCTACTCCTTTGAGGTGACCCCACCGCAGGACGCCGGGACACAGGACATGGGGACGCAAGTGGACAACCGTGTGTCCCTGGTGTCAGTGGCCTTGAGCCCCATGAGTCCCCCAGGGGGGGCTGCTGCCTTCACCTTCCCCAAGAGAGAGatgggctctgcagccccacgCCTGGAGCCCTCCAAGAAGGACGCAGAGATGCAGGTGTCCATGCCTGTGGAGACCCGCTCAGTGGCCACTGGGCCAATGACGCCACTGGCCAAGTCCCCACAGACTTCGTATCCTGAGGTGCAGGTGAAGGGGACGGTGGCAGAGGTGGTGGAGGAGGCTCCGGAACCCATCCGGGAGGTGAGCTGGGATGAGAAGGGGATGACGTGGGAGGTGTACGGGGCCTCCATGGAGGTGGAGGTGCTGGGCATGGCCATCCAGAAGCACCTGGAGAAGCAGATCGAGGAGCATGGGCGGCAGGTGGTGGTGACCCCACAGAACACCCGCACCGGCTCCGTCAAGGGAGGCCCCCGCAAAGGTGAGGCCAAGAGGCAGCCCAGTGTCTTTCGGGCTCTGCTGCAAAACGTCCGGCGGCCCCGGTGCTGCTCCCGCACTGGCCCCGCCATGGAGTGA